Genomic DNA from Mucilaginibacter terrenus:
AGCGAAGTACATCGCAAGTTGCGCTATTACATCATCTGGTGTGTTAGCTATGTTAAGGTGCATATTGCTTATTTTTTTCCGTTAACGGGCAGTGTGAACCAATTGAAACCATCGCGGGCTATTAAAGCCTCAGCAGACTCCGGCCCCCATGAATCGGCACTGTAATTAGGGAAGTTCAGGCTCTTTTTATTTTGCCAGGTGCTCAGAATAGGCATTACCAGTTCCCACGCAGCTTCTACCTGGTCGCCACGCATGAATAATGTCTGGTCGCCAAGCATGGTATCTAATATCAGGGTTTCGTAAGCTTCCGGCGCCTGGTTGGTGTAAGTGCCTTTATAATCAAATACCATATCTACCGGGTTCAGCACCATGTCAATACCAGGGCGTTTGGCCTGCACCTGTAAGCGGATGCTCATTTCCGGCTGTATGCTAATGATCAACCTATTTTGTTGCCAGCTTTCGGCCGCTTCTGTCGGGAAGATCAAGTGTGGTACATCCTTAAACTGGATAGTAATTACCGATGATGACTGGTGCATGCGCTTACCTGTACGCAGGTAGAAAGGCACACCCTGCCAGCGCCAGTTATCCACAAAAAATTTAATAGCAGCAAATGTTTCGGTATTCGACTGCGGATCAACCTTCTGTTCCTCACGATAGCCGGGTACTTCTTTGCCTTTCATCCAGCCGCTACCATACTGGCCTCTAACTGCTGAGTTACGCACATCTTCCGGCGTGAACTTGCGCATGGCCCTTAGCACATCTACCTTGCGGTCGCGTACCTCGTTAGCGTTAAAGCTAACAGGCGGCTCCATGGCAATGTGGCAAAGTAACTGCAACAGGTGATTTTGTATCATGTCGCGCATAGCGCCTGAGCCATCATAATAGTCTCCGCGCTCTTCCACCCCTAATTGCTCGGTTACGGATATCTGCACGTGTTCAATATAGTTCCGGTTCCACAATGGCTCCATAATGGAGTTAGCGAAACGGAATGCCATGATGTTCTGAACAGTTTCTTTACCCAAATAATGGTCTATTCGGTAGATCTGGCACTCGTCAAAAATACCTGACAATAGCTGGTTAAGTTCTTTCGCAGTATCCAGGTCATGCCCAAATGGTTTCTCGATTATGATCCTAACGCGGTCCTTATCTTCAGCTAATTGAGCTTTGGAAATGTTTGACGCGATGATCGGGAAGAAGTTTGGTGCAACCGCCAGATAGAATATAACGTTTGCTTGGGTCTTCCATTCTTCATTATGCTTTTCTATGCGTTTGCCAAACTCTTTATAGGTCTCAAAATCTGTTGCGTCAGATACCTGGTAGTAAATGCTGTTCACAAATTTTTCCCACTTCTTACCGTCAACTTTCCCGCTGCGCGAGAATTGGTTGATGTCGTTAAACATGTTCTCACGGAATTGCTCATCTGTAAGCTTTGTACGGCCTGTTCCTATGATAGAGAACTGCTCTGGCAGCCATCCGTCAAGAAAGAGGTTGTATAAAGCGGGTGCTATTTTGCGTGAGTTAAGGTCTCCGGTTGCACCGAAGATCACAAATATGGTAGGGGGCGATTTAACGTTGCTCATGATGATGTTTTTTGAGAGTCAGGAGTTAAGAGTCAGGAATCAAGACATGAACATAAATGAGTTTGTGTCCTGACTCTTGATTCTTACTTCTTGATTCTATTCTTAGTCTTGTTTAGCGGTCCACTGTGTATGGAATGTACCTTCTTTGCCTATCAGCTCGTAAGTGTGTGCGCCAAAATAATCGCGCTGCGCTTGAGTAAGGTTAGATGGCATGCGTTCGCTGCGGAAAGCATCAAAATAGCTTAGCGATGCTGCGTAAGCAGGCGCTGCTATGCCTGCATTAACTGCGGCTGCTACCACTTTACGAATGCCCGGCAGCAGGCTGGTCACAATGTCGCTTACGTCGCCGTCAAGCAGCAAGTGCGCTAACTTAGGATCTTTGCCGTAAGCACCGTAGATGTTCTCCAGGAATTTAGAACGGATGATACATCCGCCTCTCCATATCTTGGCTATCTCATCAAGCTTTAGATCGTATTTGTACTCAGCAGACGCATTGGAGAGCATGTGCATTCCCTGCGCGTAGCTGATGATCATTGTAAAATAAAAGGCTTGTTCCAAAGCAGTCAGCAGCTCTTCTTTATTACCCTCTATCTGCTGGTGATCAGCCGTGCTGTAAATGCCTGCTGCTTTAGTGCGTAGCTCCTTGTACTTAGAAAGGTCGCGCATTGCAACAGCGGTATCTACCGTTGGGATGGGTGCCTGTAAGTCCATTGCGCTTTGCGAGGTCCATTTGCCGGTACCTTTAGCGCGTGCTTCATCCTTAATATCGTCTAACAACAGGTGGTCCGTACCGGGAGCATTAAATTTGAAGATGTCCTTGGTAATATCCAGCAGGAAAGACTGCAAGCGGCCATCGTTCCACCGGGCAAATACTTCGCCTATGTGTGCGTTGTCCATCTTCAAGCCCTTTTTCATGATCTCGTACGTTTCGGCAAGCAATTGCATTATACCGTACTCAATGCCGTTATGCACCATTTTCACGAAGTGACCCGATGCACCCGGACCAATGTAAGTTACGCAAGGTGCGTCGTCTACTTTAGCTGCGATAGCTTCAAAGATCGGCTTCATCACGTTGTAAGCGTCCTTGTCGCCGCCTGGCATCATGCTTGGGCCTTTGCGAGCGCCTTCTTCACCACCAGATACACCCATGCCGAAGAAGTGCAAACCTTTAGCTTCCAGCTCTTCTACACGGCGGTTGGTGTCAGTAAAGTGGGAGTTACCGCCATCAATTAAAATATCACCTTTATCCAACAACGGGCTCAGCTCTGCAATAACACTATCAACTGGTTTGCCTGCAGGCACCAGCATCATAATGGCGCGTGGTGTAGTCAGGCTTTGTATAAATTCATTCACATCAATAAAACCCTTTACGGCGAACTTGTCGCCCTCCTGGTTAAGCGAATCTACCTTACCCTGATCTTTATCGTGCCCCGCCACTGCAAAGCCATGATCGGCCATGTTCAATAGCAGGCTGCGGCCCATAACACCAAGGCCTATCATACCAAAAGCGTACTTATCTGTTGTTGTGCTCATGTTAGTTGAGTTTTTGCTCTTTAAGTTCGTTCAATATCTTTTTTGTTGTCTCAAAATCCGTGTGCTGGTAAGCACGAATGCCCAGGTTCTCTGCCATTTTTACAAACATTATCCTGTCATCAAAGTACACACACTGATTTGGTGATGCCTGCGCGATGCCCATAGCCAGCTGCCATATACCGGGGTCAGGTTTGCGCATTTTAACTTCACACGAGGAGATAAATGCATCAAAGCACTCGTGCAGTTTAAACTTTTGCACACGATAATCATTCAGCTCCTTGCCCTCGTTGTTAATAGAGATAATGCGGAAACCACAATCTTTCTTCCACTCCTTTAACCAGGCCAGCATATCCGGAAGTTCTATCGACTGTGAGTACATGAATTCCTTAAAATCTTCCCGGACAAAATCTCGCGGCTGATTAAATATTACGGTATCCAGGTACTGGTCAAGCGTAATGCTTCCTATCTCGTAAACGTTGAAGATAAAGTTGTGCAAGGCGTTAACTTCCTCGTAGTCTAAACCAAATTTGTTCGCAGCTTCACGGCGTGATTCGTGGCCCCAGCCGTTCGTAAGCAGTATGCCGCCGACGTCAAAAAAGAGGATCTTCAGGTCATTATACTTTGCCATCGGGATCTGCTTACGCTTTGTTTTTTTGATCCTCTATTGCTTTGAGCAATTTCTCGAATGGCTTGTTAAATTTCTCAATACCCTCGTCTTCCAACTGCTGAGTTATCGCGTCAAGATCAATCCCCAACTCTTTAAGCTTAGCAAGCGTTTCTGTTGCTTTATCCAGGCCTTGCTCTAATGTATTTGCAGCTACGCCATGATCACGGAAAGCATCTATTGTTTCCAATGGAACGGTGTCAACGGTATCCGGACCAATAAGAGCTTCTACGTATTTAGTGTCTTTAAAAGCGGGGTTCTTGCTGCCGGTACTTGCCCAAAGCAAACGCTGTGGTTTTGCACCCTGCTCCTCAAGTTTTTTCCAACGCTCGGTGCTAAATACGCGTTTGTAAATCTCATATGCCTTCTTTGCAGATGCAACGGCTACTTCACCAACCAGCTCTTTTTCACCTTTCTCTTCTAATAAAGGATCAACAACCACGTCTATCCGGCTTAAAAAGAAACTGGCTACGGATGATATATGCGCTATTTTATGACCGGCGGCTAAATGATCTTCCAGACCTGAAATGTACGCCTCTGTAACAGCTTCGTAACGCTCCAGCCCAAACAGCAGGGTAACGTTTACGTTGATACCTTTTGCTATCGTTTCGCGTATTGCTTGCAACCCAGGCTTAGTACCAGGGATCTTGATCATCACGTTTTTACGATCAACTTTGTTCCAAAGCTCCTCTGCTTGTTTTATAGTACCTTCGGTATCAAGCGCGAGGAAAGGAGATACTTCCAAACTAACATAGCCATCTGCACCTACGACGCCTTCGTTGTACACGCTGTCGAAAATGTCGCAAGCCGCCTGTATGTCTTTTACAGCAAGTTCAAAAAACAACTTTTCAGTAGTTTCTGCATTTGCACCGAGTTCTTTTACATCGGCATCGTAATCGCTGCTGCTGCTAATTGCCTTTTCAAAAATAGCCGGATTAGAGGTTACTCCTCTTACGCCATCCTCGTCAATTAATTTCTTCAGCTTGCCTGAGGAGATGATCTCGCGATCAATAAAATCAAGCCAGATGCTCTGACCGAAATCGTGTATTTGCTTAACATTGCTAGTTGCCATATCAGGTATGTTTAATTTGTTGTTGTTCTAATAGTAAATTGTCTACAGCGGCAAAGTTGGGGCCAATGCAACCGTAGCGTATAATCTCAATATCATTCTTTAGCTACCGGAGTGTAATTGTACTACTCATTAGCAGCTACCAGTATGTTCAGGTCGTAACCAATGAACAAGCCACTTTCTATGACGCCGGTTATCGATTTAATGTCGCGCTCTAAACTATCTGACACATTATCGAAATAGCAATCGAGCACCATATTGTTGTTCTCGGTGATCACAGGACCATCCTTCCCTTTAGCAGGGCGGATAGATGCGTCATTAGCGCCAATCTTTCTCAACTCCGCGCTAACATGCAACAGCGCCTGGGGGAAAACCTCTACGGGTACCGGAAAGTTGGTGTTTATTTTTTGCACCATCTTACTCTCGTCCACAATAATGTAGTTCACCGCGCTGCTGCTTATCAGTAGTTTTTCTTTGAACATTGCTCCGCCACGGCCTTTAATTAGCCAGTTGTTGGGGTCTACTTCATCAGCGCCGTCAAACAGCCAGCCGGGCGTATGCTCGAATGTACTGGTAAGCGGAATGCCCAACTTTGCACAGAACATAGATATCTCCAAAGATGTCGGTATAGCCAGTATGTTCAGCTTTTCGGTTCTTATCCTTTCGGCAATTGCCAAGAGGGCCAGGTAAACCGTTGAACCGGAGCCCACACCCAGTACGTCGCCATCTTTTACCATGGCAGCTATCTGGGAGGCAACCTTTTGCTTGCCCGTAACATTGGTGATTGTACCAGACCATTGAAGGTCTTTTATCAGATCGCTCATGTTATAGTGAGTGGTGAGTAGTTAATAGTGAGTAGTTGTCGCAGTTTAACCGCTCACCCACTCACTATTTACAACTGACTATTTACAATATTGCTTTTGCTTTAGCCACTACGTTTTCTACTGTAAAGCCGAAGTGTTTATACAGATCTTCAGCAGGTGCAGATTCGCCAAAGGTGGTCATACCCAGCATGTCGCCTTCGTCTGTAGTGTATTTGTGCCAGCCCATTGGCGAAGCCATTTCTACTGCTAAGCGTTTGCGGCTTGCCTTAGGTAGTATCGATTCTTTATACTCCGCACTTTGTTTCTCGAATAATTCCCAAGATGGCATGCTTACCACACGCGTAGAGATGCCTTCAGCTTCCAATTTTTCCTGTGCTTGTAGTATCAATGCTACTTCAGAGCCTGTTGCCATTAGTATCAGATCGGGGTTGCCACTTTCTTTCGAAAGCACATACGCGCCTTTTTCAAGATCAGCAGCTTTACCGTATTTATCCTGATCAAGTATAGGTAAGCCCTGACGAGTAAAGATCAGCACTGTTGGCCCGCCTTTTTTCTCAATAGCCACTTTCCAGGCGTAAGCAGTTTCGTTAGCATCAGCCGGACGAATAACAGTTACGTTTGGAATAGCGCGAAGAGAAGCCAGATGTTCAATTGGCTGGTGTGTCGTTCCGTCTTCGCCTAAACCTATACTATCATGCGTGTAAACGAATATTGGGTTAATTTTCATGATGGCTGCCAAACGGATCGGCGGGCGCATATAATCAGCAAATTGCAGGAAGGTTGCGCCAAATGGCAGCAGGCCTTTTGTTAAAGCCATACCATTAAGTGCCGAACCCATTGCATGCTCACGGATACCGAAGTGGAAGTTGCGGCCACCACGGTTCTCTGAAGTAAATGAATCAAAGTCCTTTAGGTTGGTCTCTGTTGATGGCGCAAGGTCAGCCGCGCCGCCAATTAGATTTGGCAAACCCGCCGCAATTGCATTTAACACTTTGCCAGAAGCCTGGCGTGTAGCCATCTTCGGATCAGAGCCTTTAAAAACAGGCAGTTTGTCGGCCCAGCCAGAAGGTAGTTCGCCTTTAAACGCAGCTTCATACTCAGCTGCAAGTTCAGGGAATTTTTCTTTGTACTTAGCGAACAACTCGTTCCACTTATCCTCTTTTTTGCCGCCGCGTGCGCCTTTTTCTGCGTAGTATTTGGCAACCTCTTCTGGTATTTCAAAAGATTTTTCAGGATCAAAGCCAAAGAATTCTTTAACCAACTTGATCTCGTCTGCACCAAGCGGTGAACCGTGAGAACCTGCAGTCCCTGATTTGTTAGGACTACCGTATGCAATAAGTGAACGAACGCGTATCAACGATGGTTTCTGGGTTTCGGATCTTGCGTTTATTAAAGCAAGCTCCAAAGCATGGGTATCGTTAACATCCGGAAGGTCCTGCACATGCCAGCCATATGCACGGAAACGTGCACTTACATCCTCGTTAAACGCGATGTTGGTGCTGCCTTCTATCGAGATGTGGTTATCATCGTATATATAAATAAGATTGCCTAACTCAAGATGACCTGCTAATGAGGCGGCCTCAGATGTAACTCCTTCCATCATATCGCCATCACTTACGATAGCATAGATGTAATAGTCGAAAAGAGAGAAGCCCGGCTTGTTGTAACGGGCAGCTAAATGCTTTTGAGCAATAGCGAAACCTACACCATTGGCAAAGCCCTGGCCTAAGGGACCGGTTGTTACATCAACACCCGGTGCCAACCCATACTCGGGGTGGCCGGCGGTTTTGCTGTTCATCTGGCGAAAAGCCTTCAGATCATCTAAAGATAGATCGTAACCGGTTAAGTGTAAGAAGTTATATTGCAGGATACAAGCATGACCCGCCGACAAAATAAACCTGTCGCGGTTTGCCCAATCTGGGTTTTTAGGATTATAGTTTAAAAATTTAGTCCAAAGCACATGGCCCAGCGGCGCAAGTGCCATTGCAGTACCCGGGTGGCCTGAGTTTGCTTTCTGTACAGCATCTGCAGACAGTACCCTTACGGTGTCAATTGCTAACTTTTCCAGTTCTTCGTTCGGTTTTTCCATTATTGTGAGTTGATTGGAGTTTTAATTATTTAGTAGGAGTAGCCATAGCCGTGTGTGTAACCGGGTGTTTATCCTCCTGCCATAATCTTGCCCCGCCTTTAATGCCGTCGGCATTGGTTACTATTTTCATGTTCTTGTCCAGCTTAAAATTAAGCTTGTCGGAGTTTCCGCCACCTATGTATAAGTAGTCGTAGTTGAATACGGTTTTTAAAACTTTAAAAACTTTTTTAATTCGTGTGTTCCATTTCTTTACACCTTCCTTGTCTAATGCCTTATCGCCAATGTACTCATCATAGTCGCGGCCTTTAGATATGGGGTGATGCGCTACTTCAAGGTGTGGCAGCAAGTGCCCGTCCATCAGCAATGCGGTACCGAAGCCGGTACCAAGTGTTATCACCATCTCCAGCCCTTTGCCTTCTACTACGCCAAGCCCCTGCATATCTGCATCATTTACCACTTGTGCATCTTTACCGAGGGCGGTAACCAGCAACTGGCGAAAGTCAACGTCCTTCCAGTATTCGTTGCCCAGGTTAGGAGCCGTTTTCACCACACCATTGCGTACATAGCCAGGGAAGCCGACTGATATACGATCATACTCCGGAAAGTCTTTAACTAATGTCTTGATGGATTTAATAACATTATCAGGATTGGCCGGGTTTGGGGTTACAACTTTCTTGTAATCCATCTTCAGCGCGCCTTTGTTATCTAGGATTGTGCCCTTAATGCTTGAGCCACCTATATCTATAGAGAGTATTCTTAACTGGGCAGTGGTGTTTTTCATTTGAACCAGTGGTGTAATGGTGATGTTGTGCGTGTAAATATCACATTTTAAATAATAATTAGGTATTATTTAGCTATAATATTGAACATCAAATAAAAAAATCAAACGTAACCTGGGCATAACGCCGGTGTTATATTTGTGTGTGCTCCAAATGTAACAGCACCACCTTTAAAAAAGTTAGCTATGCCAGCTTTTATGACATTGTTTAAACACCCAACGGCTAAAAAGACAAAAGCAGGATGCTATTAACAACATTCACTTAAAACAGAACTATACCAGCCACACTGTACAATAACGCTTATCCTATTTTCCTCCCGATTGCTTTACCATAAACTCCAGTGCAGCTTTATCAAAAAGCGCTGTTGGCACTTGTTTTTCGCCAAGCTGCATCATTTTGCTGTTAGTAGTTTTATACATCGGCCATATGGGTAGCCCCGGACCGTTAGGGTCTCCCTTAGTTGCAAAGTTTACCCAATAGCTTGACATCACATCCGCCAGCTTTTGATCTCCCGGTTCAAAAGGCCGGTTCAGGAACTTTAGGTTATTAAAGGCATAAGCAACTTCTGCCGTGTGGAACGCGCCGTACTTTTTGAAGGCCTCGTTAGCGGGTACCCGGCGCACAAAACGGTAAAGGTAAACAGGCCTGCCTTTACTTGCCTGTACATTGGCCCAGGTAAAGTTTTGAATACCAAAGGTAATATCGCGCGATATATTAATCTGCGAGCGCTCCGCTTCCGCGTCGGTATTAGCAGGGTACAACTTTAAAAACTCTGCCGCTTTTTGTTTATACTGTTTTTGTACATCTGCCTTGTAATCGGCAGCGTTCTTAAGCTTACCTATAAACGCATCGTCCATGTTCCAGCCGGTAAGCAGGTCTGCTTTGTTCTCTTTACCGGAGGCAAAGATAGTAGCTACATCCTGCGGCAGTATATAACCATCTACAATGGGCCGTGCATTGTGCTGTTTTAGAAGATCCTCAGCAGATAGCTTCCTTAGATCCGCCAATGAGTTGGCACCTAACTTCTTTGCAGTTTCTACCCCGCCCCTTTCGGCTTGGGCAAGCGTAGTGGCACCCAGCGGACCATTAATAAAACCAGCTCCGCTTTCGGCAATGGCGCGTTTAAACAAACCTTTTGCCTGCGGCGATGCTACCAGGTAATTTACGGCAAATGATCCTGCAGATTGCCCGGCTATGGTCACATTGTCCGGGTCACCACCAAAGGCGGCTATGTTAGTTTTTACCCATTGCAGCGCTGCGATAAGGTCCATCAATCCATAGTTACCCGAAGCATGATTAGGCGACTCTTTTGTTAGTTCAGGGTGTGCAAAAAAACCAAAAATGCCCACACGGTAAGGAATGCTCACTAATAACACCCCTTTTCGGGCAAGTGCTTCACCGTCGTAGATAGGTACGTTAGTTCCACCACTTACAAATCCTCCGCCGTACACCCATACAATTACCGGCCGCTTCTCACTTACGGCTTTAGCGCCCGTCCAAACGTTCAGGTACAAACAATCTTCGCTCAGGGGTTCATCTTTAATCAAAAACTCGCGCGTATAAACGCCGAACTCGTTTGGCTTAC
This window encodes:
- a CDS encoding HAD family hydrolase, which gives rise to MAKYNDLKILFFDVGGILLTNGWGHESRREAANKFGLDYEEVNALHNFIFNVYEIGSITLDQYLDTVIFNQPRDFVREDFKEFMYSQSIELPDMLAWLKEWKKDCGFRIISINNEGKELNDYRVQKFKLHECFDAFISSCEVKMRKPDPGIWQLAMGIAQASPNQCVYFDDRIMFVKMAENLGIRAYQHTDFETTKKILNELKEQKLN
- the zwf gene encoding glucose-6-phosphate dehydrogenase; amino-acid sequence: MSNVKSPPTIFVIFGATGDLNSRKIAPALYNLFLDGWLPEQFSIIGTGRTKLTDEQFRENMFNDINQFSRSGKVDGKKWEKFVNSIYYQVSDATDFETYKEFGKRIEKHNEEWKTQANVIFYLAVAPNFFPIIASNISKAQLAEDKDRVRIIIEKPFGHDLDTAKELNQLLSGIFDECQIYRIDHYLGKETVQNIMAFRFANSIMEPLWNRNYIEHVQISVTEQLGVEERGDYYDGSGAMRDMIQNHLLQLLCHIAMEPPVSFNANEVRDRKVDVLRAMRKFTPEDVRNSAVRGQYGSGWMKGKEVPGYREEQKVDPQSNTETFAAIKFFVDNWRWQGVPFYLRTGKRMHQSSSVITIQFKDVPHLIFPTEAAESWQQNRLIISIQPEMSIRLQVQAKRPGIDMVLNPVDMVFDYKGTYTNQAPEAYETLILDTMLGDQTLFMRGDQVEAAWELVMPILSTWQNKKSLNFPNYSADSWGPESAEALIARDGFNWFTLPVNGKK
- the rpiA gene encoding ribose 5-phosphate isomerase A, whose translation is MSDLIKDLQWSGTITNVTGKQKVASQIAAMVKDGDVLGVGSGSTVYLALLAIAERIRTEKLNILAIPTSLEISMFCAKLGIPLTSTFEHTPGWLFDGADEVDPNNWLIKGRGGAMFKEKLLISSSAVNYIIVDESKMVQKINTNFPVPVEVFPQALLHVSAELRKIGANDASIRPAKGKDGPVITENNNMVLDCYFDNVSDSLERDIKSITGVIESGLFIGYDLNILVAANE
- the gndA gene encoding NADP-dependent phosphogluconate dehydrogenase, whose translation is MSTTTDKYAFGMIGLGVMGRSLLLNMADHGFAVAGHDKDQGKVDSLNQEGDKFAVKGFIDVNEFIQSLTTPRAIMMLVPAGKPVDSVIAELSPLLDKGDILIDGGNSHFTDTNRRVEELEAKGLHFFGMGVSGGEEGARKGPSMMPGGDKDAYNVMKPIFEAIAAKVDDAPCVTYIGPGASGHFVKMVHNGIEYGIMQLLAETYEIMKKGLKMDNAHIGEVFARWNDGRLQSFLLDITKDIFKFNAPGTDHLLLDDIKDEARAKGTGKWTSQSAMDLQAPIPTVDTAVAMRDLSKYKELRTKAAGIYSTADHQQIEGNKEELLTALEQAFYFTMIISYAQGMHMLSNASAEYKYDLKLDEIAKIWRGGCIIRSKFLENIYGAYGKDPKLAHLLLDGDVSDIVTSLLPGIRKVVAAAVNAGIAAPAYAASLSYFDAFRSERMPSNLTQAQRDYFGAHTYELIGKEGTFHTQWTAKQD
- the tal gene encoding transaldolase, with protein sequence MATSNVKQIHDFGQSIWLDFIDREIISSGKLKKLIDEDGVRGVTSNPAIFEKAISSSSDYDADVKELGANAETTEKLFFELAVKDIQAACDIFDSVYNEGVVGADGYVSLEVSPFLALDTEGTIKQAEELWNKVDRKNVMIKIPGTKPGLQAIRETIAKGINVNVTLLFGLERYEAVTEAYISGLEDHLAAGHKIAHISSVASFFLSRIDVVVDPLLEEKGEKELVGEVAVASAKKAYEIYKRVFSTERWKKLEEQGAKPQRLLWASTGSKNPAFKDTKYVEALIGPDTVDTVPLETIDAFRDHGVAANTLEQGLDKATETLAKLKELGIDLDAITQQLEDEGIEKFNKPFEKLLKAIEDQKNKA
- a CDS encoding ROK family protein; this encodes MKNTTAQLRILSIDIGGSSIKGTILDNKGALKMDYKKVVTPNPANPDNVIKSIKTLVKDFPEYDRISVGFPGYVRNGVVKTAPNLGNEYWKDVDFRQLLVTALGKDAQVVNDADMQGLGVVEGKGLEMVITLGTGFGTALLMDGHLLPHLEVAHHPISKGRDYDEYIGDKALDKEGVKKWNTRIKKVFKVLKTVFNYDYLYIGGGNSDKLNFKLDKNMKIVTNADGIKGGARLWQEDKHPVTHTAMATPTK
- a CDS encoding carboxylesterase/lipase family protein, whose translation is MKRLLILPLLLLCAFAVAQDAFKVVKTSSGPVSGAASADGAVMSFKGIPFAAPPVGELRWKAPQPVTPWTDVRACTNFAQSPMQGKPNEFGVYTREFLIKDEPLSEDCLYLNVWTGAKAVSEKRPVIVWVYGGGFVSGGTNVPIYDGEALARKGVLLVSIPYRVGIFGFFAHPELTKESPNHASGNYGLMDLIAALQWVKTNIAAFGGDPDNVTIAGQSAGSFAVNYLVASPQAKGLFKRAIAESGAGFINGPLGATTLAQAERGGVETAKKLGANSLADLRKLSAEDLLKQHNARPIVDGYILPQDVATIFASGKENKADLLTGWNMDDAFIGKLKNAADYKADVQKQYKQKAAEFLKLYPANTDAEAERSQINISRDITFGIQNFTWANVQASKGRPVYLYRFVRRVPANEAFKKYGAFHTAEVAYAFNNLKFLNRPFEPGDQKLADVMSSYWVNFATKGDPNGPGLPIWPMYKTTNSKMMQLGEKQVPTALFDKAALEFMVKQSGGK
- the tkt gene encoding transketolase, encoding MEKPNEELEKLAIDTVRVLSADAVQKANSGHPGTAMALAPLGHVLWTKFLNYNPKNPDWANRDRFILSAGHACILQYNFLHLTGYDLSLDDLKAFRQMNSKTAGHPEYGLAPGVDVTTGPLGQGFANGVGFAIAQKHLAARYNKPGFSLFDYYIYAIVSDGDMMEGVTSEAASLAGHLELGNLIYIYDDNHISIEGSTNIAFNEDVSARFRAYGWHVQDLPDVNDTHALELALINARSETQKPSLIRVRSLIAYGSPNKSGTAGSHGSPLGADEIKLVKEFFGFDPEKSFEIPEEVAKYYAEKGARGGKKEDKWNELFAKYKEKFPELAAEYEAAFKGELPSGWADKLPVFKGSDPKMATRQASGKVLNAIAAGLPNLIGGAADLAPSTETNLKDFDSFTSENRGGRNFHFGIREHAMGSALNGMALTKGLLPFGATFLQFADYMRPPIRLAAIMKINPIFVYTHDSIGLGEDGTTHQPIEHLASLRAIPNVTVIRPADANETAYAWKVAIEKKGGPTVLIFTRQGLPILDQDKYGKAADLEKGAYVLSKESGNPDLILMATGSEVALILQAQEKLEAEGISTRVVSMPSWELFEKQSAEYKESILPKASRKRLAVEMASPMGWHKYTTDEGDMLGMTTFGESAPAEDLYKHFGFTVENVVAKAKAIL